Proteins from one Choloepus didactylus isolate mChoDid1 chromosome 4, mChoDid1.pri, whole genome shotgun sequence genomic window:
- the LOC119532844 gene encoding olfactory receptor 4F4-like produces the protein MKEVTAEASSWNKWISETNNSIVTEFILLGLSNSQELQIFLFVFFFVLYIGIVFGNLLIVITVTSDSHLHSPMYFLLANLSLIDLCLSSVTAPKMIADFFRKHKVISFKSCLAQIFLLHFFGGAEMVILAAMGFDRYIAICKPLHYSTIMRSNVCVAIVAASCGIGVFHSVCQLAFAVNLPFCGPNEVDSFYCDLPRVIKLACTDTYMLDIMVIANSGVLTVCSFVLLIISYTIVLVTIQHHHSDTSSKALSTLSAHITVVVLFFGPCIVIYAWPFPIKSLDKFLAVFYSVVTPLLNPVIYTLRNKDMKAAMRRLIKWSKNPRVKY, from the exons ATGAAGGAG GTAACTGCAGAGGCTTCTTCCTGGAATAAGTGGATAAGTGAAACAAATAATTCCATCGTGACTGAGTTCATTTTACTGGGACTCTCCAATTCTCAGGAACTCCAGATTTTCCtctttgtgttcttttttgtACTCTACATAGGAATTGTGTTTGGAAACCTCCTTATTGTTATAACTGTGACTTCTGACTCCCATCTTCACTCCCCCATGTACTTTCTGCTTGCCAATCTCTCACTCATTGATCTCTGTCTATCTTCAGTCACAGCCCCCAAAATGATTGCTGACTTTTTTCGTAAGCACAAAGTCATCTCTTTCAAAAGCTGCCTTGCTCAgatatttctccttcacttttttgGTGGGGCTGAGATGGTGATACTCGCAGCCATGGGCTTTGACAGATACATAGCAATCTGTAAACCCCTTCACTACAGCACAATTATGCGGAGCAATGTATGTGTTGCTATTGTGGCTGCTTCATGTGGAATTGGTGTCTTCCATTCAGTGTGCCAGTTGGCCTTTGCAGTGAACTTACCCTTCTGTGGCCCGAATGAGGTGGACAGCTTCTATTGTGACCTACCTCGGGTCATCAAACTTGCCTGCACAGACACCTATATGTTGGATATCATGGTCATTGCTAACAGTGGTGTGCTCACGGTGTGTTCTTTTGTGCTCCTAATCATTTCCTACACTATCGTCTTAGTGACCATCCAGCATCACCATTCAGACACGTCATCCAAGGCTCTGTCCACTTTGTCTGCTCACATAACAGTAGTTGTTTTGTTCTTTGGACCATGTATTGTCATTTATGCCTGGCCATTCCCTATCAAGTCATTAGATAAATTCCTTGCTGTATTTTATTCTGTGGTCACTCCTCTCTTGAACCCAGTTATATACACATTAAGGAACAAAGATATGAAGGCTGCAATGAGACGGCTGATAAAATGGAGTAAGAATCCCAGAGTAAAGTATTAG